The genomic segment AGATATGCCTATCTGCAAGTTTTTTCTTTGTTTCTTTTAGTATTTCACCTGCAATTTCATCTCTTTTTGTAGAGTAAATTTCTTCAGGAGTGTATCTTCCGATGATATTTCTTGTTGATGCACGTACACCTGGTATAACAAGAACTGATAAATAATCTGTACCAACTTCATCATGTAAATATCCAATTTTGTTATGAACAGGATAATACCAAAGTGAAACATCAATTTTGATGTCCAAACCGTTTGATGATAAAACATCTAATTTTTCTATTGTTTGTTGTTGTCTTACATTGTAAACAATCATTTTGTTCCATGGTGCTATTACATGAAATCCTTGACTTTGAACATTTTCTTTATCCAATCCTCCCGAAAATCTTTTAAAAACAACACCTTTTTCTCCTGGTTGTAATGTAATAAACATTGAACTTGAAAAAATAAGGAGTACAACGATAACAACTCCGACAATAACTAATACTTTTGTTAATTTTTGATTTTGCATAATTTAAAATTTAGGTTTATATTTTGACAAAGATAATATTTTTTGT from the Bacteroidota bacterium genome contains:
- a CDS encoding prohibitin family protein, with amino-acid sequence MQNQKLTKVLVIVGVVIVVLLIFSSSMFITLQPGEKGVVFKRFSGGLDKENVQSQGFHVIAPWNKMIVYNVRQQQTIEKLDVLSSNGLDIKIDVSLWYYPVHNKIGYLHDEVGTDYLSVLVIPGVRASTRNIIGRYTPEEIYSTKRDEIAGEILKETKKKLADRHIFVKDVLIRSISLPPKIKSAIEKKLKQEQESLEYKFKLEVAKKEAERKKVEAEGIKQAQLIITKSLTDKLLKWQGIEA